The following proteins are co-located in the Besnoitia besnoiti strain Bb-Ger1 chromosome Unknown contig00007, whole genome shotgun sequence genome:
- a CDS encoding uncharacterized protein (encoded by transcript BESB_073710) has translation MESLRSVMSALAAYKPRWLGGSQAAEESEWRPGTRLVPSGNTASPDLTSGPSSPSDPPPFLGGSPPRPTGSPGVGLVVGGLEPSVQVEATSDDRGYRYTVNSVDTKSSASRCVRKPSAEAAPEGALSDAPQNPTSASLWDRLLCTPRIFPSPASSSPQTLSVGGSPDASPVSAGGAGRSVVASRHYFAARVVSLDFSRARGGGNDGQDANSHQRLAATCCHLAPGGGVSTLRNAQEAHPPSSSLCFPSSSSCLPTCASRTDFVSAFAASENGVGLVGASAAALRERESQARAQARTFYAATLEAAVMGYSYQPLNAEQERVKARVCLPDLGAEAFDYPLPPAILYQSRAADVLEPVLLGLQRSVLPKKESGFQQQSGARFEEALKVPLTPRSVMALPLPERKKFLYNMLCCFCIDLTEGISVRQLTSTRECLSVHCRLSPDLKILQVDIRSGRVLEFPVDQIQAVYTLARRQPAVQRGDTDKREAVEPRKRGTEWARDSSDGGESSSQPGGGRQSCRRSSDDSSRCDQVSDQGSDEDRSSDEDVYTGMPVRRGKDADKTSAMSTTAGPAPPSAPRAAVLPPLDLRFLKEHSEAKQSSRLPPASIITPSTPTYVKVPKSSRGKWIRMADDLEENVKEDEPPQFIVVLDFSSRKLAFVFGDRTQAGTFELGLALLAKKSHERPQSTLASLATAADNFPYTPRAARALLHALAGTKERSSDANSTQLSGEWSAFVRSPRAVNDDGGCRLGTRVDRGSDSGETDDSGTWLTDSRAAAAVEIAAAALEAARRTSGEQWKPVGAGLQNGIVKGDSGSAETVDTKASFDEMPKRGGVGSLRQDSTATSAGAQDENDGGDAAGSQGYAGIHREEVKTGAESGKGEGSPGAREDPRRRGSAKKPVRVICSHDCENAVPLKQV, from the exons ATGGAGTCCCTCAGATCTGTCATGTCCGCGCTTGCGGCCTACAAGCCACGCTGGCTGGGGGGTAGCCAAGCAGCTGAGGAGAGCGAGTGGAGACCCGGTACCAGGCTCGTGCCTAGCGG AAACACTGCAAGTCCTGATTTGACGTCCGGGCCATCTTCGCCATCGGATCCACCTCCGTTTTTAGGcggttcgccgccgcgcccgacagGTTCGCCGGGCGTCGGTCTCGTGGTGGGCGGTCTCGAGCCTTCCGTGCAGGTGGAGGCGACGTCAGACGATAGGGGCTACCGGTACACGGTCAACTCCGTGGATACCAAAAGCTCTGCAAGTCGGTGCGTGCGGAAGCcgtctgcggaggcagctCCCGAGGGCGCTCTCTCGGATGCTCCGCAAAATCCgacttctgcgtcgctctggGATCGTCTCTTGTGCACACCAAGGATCTtcccgtcgcctgcctcgtcttcgccccaGACTCTCTCTGTCGGCGGCTCACccgacgcgtcgcctgtctctgcaggcggtgCGGGCCGATCTGTGGTGGCCTCTCGGCACTATTTCGCAGCGCGCGTGGTCAGCTTGGACTTCTCTAGAGCCAGAGGAGGGGGGAACGACGGCCAAGACGCGAACAGTCATCAGAGACTGGCGGCGACGTGCTGTCATCtggcgccgggggggggcgtcTCCACACTACGCAATGCACAGGAAGCGCATCCGCCATCGTCTTCCCTGTGcttcccttcctcctcgtcttgcCTCCCGACCTGCGCCTCCAGAACTGATTTTGTCTCGGCtttcgccgcgagcgagaacgGGGTCGGTCTCGTCGGTGCCAGTGCCGCTGCTcttcgagagagagagtcgcAAGCCAGAGCACAGGCGCGAACATTCTACGCAGCGACACTTGAGGCGGCGGTCATGGGCTACAGCTATCAGCCATTGAACGCTGAGCAGGAGAGAGTGAAAGCCAGAGTCTGCCTGCCTGATTTGGGTGCGGAGGCATTCGACTACCCTCTTCCCCCCGCCATTCTGTATCAAAGTCGCGCGGCAGACGTACTCGAGCCCGTTCTCCTGGGGCTGCAGCGTTCTGTCTTGCCCAAGAAGGAATCGGGGTTTCAacagcagagcggcgcgcggttcGAGGAGGCACTGAAAGTTCCTTTGACTCCGCGCTCTGTCATGGCTTTGCCGCTGCCCGAGAGAAAGAAGTTTCTTTACAACATGCTGTGCTGCTTCTGTATCGATTTGACTGAAG GGATCTCTGTTCGCCAGCTGACTTCGACTCGGGAATGCCTGTCGGTGCACTGCCGCCTGTCGCCCGACCTGAAAATTCTACAGGTGGACATTCGCAGTGGGAGAGTTCTCGAGTTCCCCGTTGACCAGATTCAGGCCGTGTATAccctcgcgcgtcggcagCCAGCCGTTCAGAGGGGTGACACGGATAAAAGGGAGGCTGTGGAGCCGCGGAAGAGAGGCACAGAGTGGGCACGGGATtccagcgacggcggggaGTCATCTTCCCAGCCagggggagggcggcagaGTTGCCGACGGAGCAGTGACGACAGCAGCAGGTGCGATCAAGTTTCTGACCAAGGCTCTGATGAAGACAGAAGCTCAGATGAAGATG TTTACACAGGAATGCCAGTGCGCCGCGGAAAAGACGCAGATAAGACTTCTGCGATGAGCACCACAGCTGGGCCAGCTCCGCCTTCCGCACCAAGGGCTGCGGTGTTGCCACCTCTCGATCTGCGCTTTTTGAAAGAGCACAGTGAAGCAAAGCAGTCTTCCCGccttccgcctgcctccATAATAACGCCATCGACGCCCACCTACGTGAAAGTACCAAAGAGTAGTCGAGGGAAATGGATTCGGATGGCGGACGACCTGGAGGAAAATGTGAAGGAGGATGAACCTCCGCAGTTCATCGTGGTGCTCGACTTCTCAAGTAGGAAACTCGCGTTTGTCTTCGGGGATCGAACGCAAGCTGGCACATTCGAActcggcctcgctctccttgcCAAGAAA AGCCACGAGCGTCCGCAGTCTACGCTGGCGTCCCTGGCCACCGCCGCGGATAACTTTCCGTACACACCtcgagccgctcgcgccctcctccacGCGTTGGCAGGCACAAAGGAGCGGTCTAGCGATGCTAATTCAACGCAGCTGTCTGGCGAGTGGAGTGCATTCGTCAGAAGTCCCCGTGCTGTCAACGACGATGGTGGCTGTAGACTTGGGACGCGCGTGGACAGGGGGTCAGACTCAGGAGAGACAGATGATTCCGGCACATGGCTTACAGAttcgcgggcggcagccgccgtggagattgctgccgctgcgctcgaAGCCGCCAGGAGGACGTCGGGTGAACAGTGGAAGCCTGTCGGGGCTGGTTTACAGAATGGGATAGTCAAAGGAGACTCAGGAAGTGCAGAAACCGTTGACACGAAGGCGTCTTTTGACGAGATGCCGAAGCGTGGTGGTGTGGGCAGTCTCCGACAGGACAGCACGGCCACCAGTGCGGGCGCGCAAGACGAGAATGACGGCGGAGATGCCGCAGGAAGCCAGGGGTACGCGGGCATCCACAGGGAAGAGGTGAAGACTGGGGCCGAATCTGGCaaaggagaaggaagcccCGGAGCTCGCGAGGACCCCCGGCGCCGTGGTTCGGCCAAGAAGCCTGTGAGAGTTATATGCTCGCACGACTGTGAAAACGCAGTGCCACTGAAACAGGTCTGA